From Maylandia zebra isolate NMK-2024a linkage group LG11, Mzebra_GT3a, whole genome shotgun sequence, one genomic window encodes:
- the LOC101485983 gene encoding transmembrane protein 116 translates to MLREFLMSSDEMIMTNHTAANTTGAEDWTQVYVVVSWIQLVMAVLSILGSGSIICCLMLRGLSRKPELQPLMLLSVADLLLAVCWLIGSILFFKDCTSRSTHCYYLHIVEQVFYMASFFYTLYYIWNLYKGIKEKYCSCMDGYSVQVSNRVSTAGKIVALVSCLLPVLLMMPVIIEGNISHCQANLTEPYRCLMMHTGALFLMSDEQPMSRSCLYLHTYHITVFLITVLVTLLSITVLVVKARCIYRRIVTSNGYLGSEQRASFSVMDRRMVLYPLVFVFCWGPAVILAFLRVADPAACQGKAGVVLYILQALTSASQGFFNCLVYGWIRVYLRRARRTFSSRDADTQTPLLRAQKRRGYQTLQTLA, encoded by the exons ATGCTCAGAGAGTTTCTGATGTCTTCAGACGAGATGATTATGACCAACCACACAGCAGCAAACACCACCGGAGCCGAGGACTGGACGCAG GTGTACGTCGTGGTCAGTTGGATCCAGCTCGTCATGGCTGTGCTCAG cattCTGGGTTCAGGCTCCATCATCTGCTGCCTGATGTTACGGGGACTCAGCCGGAAGCCCGAG ctgcagcctctgatGCTGCTCAGCGTCGCAGACCTGCTGCTCGCCGTGTGCTGGCTGATCGGCTCCATCCTGTTCTTTAAAGACTGCACAAGCCGGAGCACGCACTGTTACTACCTGCACATCGTGGAACAG GTTTTCTACATGGCCTCCTTCTTCTACACCCTCTACTACATTTGGAACCTCTACAAAGGAATCAAGGAGAAGTACTGCAGCTGCATGGATGGATACTCTGTACAG GTTTCCAACCGAGTGAGCACGGCGGGTAAAATCGTTGCTCTGGTTTCATG tctgctTCCTGTGCTGCTGATGATGCCGGTAATCATAGAGGGGAACATCAGCCACTGTCAGGCCAACCTTACCGAACCCTACAG GTGTCTGATGATGCACACCGGAGCGCTGTTCCTGATGTCGGACGAGCAGCCGATGAGCCGAAGCTGCCTGTACCTGCACACCTACCACATCACCGTCTTCCTCATCACCGTGCTCGTCACCCTCCTCAGCATCACG GTCCTCGTGGTCAAAGCGCGCTGTATTTACAGGCGCATCGTGACCTCTAACGGTTACCTGGGCAGCGAGCAGCGGGCCTCGTTCAGCGTGATGGACCGGAGGATGGTCCTGTACCCGCTGGTCTTCGTCTTCTGCTGGGGTCCAG CGGTGATCCTGGCGTTTCTGCGAGTGGCGGATCCCGCGGCGTGCCAGGGCAAAGCCGGGGTGGTGCTGTACATCCTGCAG GCGTTAACCTCGGCCTCTCAGGGCTTCTTTAACTGTCTGGTCTACGGATGGATTCGCGTGTACCTGCGGCGAGCCCGCAGGACGTTTTCGTCTCGAGACGCGGACACTCAGACGCCTCTGCTGCGAGCGCAGAAGAGGAGAGGCTACCAGACCCTGCAGACGCTCGCCTGA
- the LOC143420908 gene encoding C-C chemokine receptor type 6-like has translation MSYYEYEYNVSDYLDYDGFCVFHNNPNVVKVIGLYIHSIFCILGLVGNSMVIVTYAFYKRIKCMTDIYLINVAIADLLFVLALPFIVYNELWSWPTPAYVCELKFEGPAMAVRVAVPITQISVGFFLPLFITIFCFSGIIITLLKTKNLQHHREVWEMLVVVAVFIICHLPYNIVLLYNTVTVFQEYSCDEADMLEMALTASQTIAYLHCCLNPMLYALVGLNFRNQFRRIFRDLWCLGKAPRRFSRVTSDFYMSSTLRSMDGSSNSGASFTM, from the coding sequence ATGTCCTACTATGAATATGAATATAATGTCAGTGACTACCTAGATTATgatggtttttgtgtttttcacaaCAACCCGAATGTGGTGAAGGTGATCGGCCTGTACATCCACTCCATCTTCTGCATCCTGGGCCTCGTGGGGAACAGCATGGTCATTGTCACCTACGCCTTCTACAAGAGGATCAAGTGCATGACTGACATCTACCTGATCAACGTGGCCATCGCCGACCTGCTGTTTGTGCTGGCGCTACCATTCATTGTCTACAACGAGCTGTGGTCGTGGCCGACTCCTGCGTACGTCTGTGAGCTCAAGTTTGAAGGCCCAGCCATGGCGGTGAGGGTGGCCGTCCCCATCACTCAGATCAGCGTGGGTTTCTTCCTGCCACTCTTCATCACGATCTTCTGCTTCAGTGGCATCATCATCACCCTGCTTAAGACCAAGAATCTCCAGCACCACAGAGAGGTGTGGGAGATGCTGGTGGTTGTGGCCGTGTTCATCATCTGCCACCTGCCCTACAACATAGTGCTGCTGTACAACACGGTCACCGTGTTTCAGGAGTACTCGTGTGATGAGGCGGACATGCTGGAGATGGCCCTGACAGCGTCGCAGACCATTGCTTACTTGCACTGCTGCCTGAACCCGATGCTGTACGCCTTGGTGGGGCTGAACTTCAGGAACCAGTTCAGGAGGATCTTCAGGGACCTTTGGTGTCTCGGAAAGGCCCCACGCCGCTTCTCCAGAGTCACCTCCGACTTCTACATGTCCTCCACTCTGCGCTCGATGGACGGGTCCAGCAACAGTGGCGCTTCTTTCACTATGTGA